The following coding sequences lie in one Acidobacteriota bacterium genomic window:
- the ppdK gene encoding pyruvate, phosphate dikinase, producing MKKFCYFFGGGSAEGNAGMKDILGGKGANIAEMTNLGIPVPPGFTISSEACRHYFQNNGRLPDGLEEEVRKNTARIEKLQGLRFGDELKPLIVSIRSGSKFSMPGMMDTVLNLGLNEKTVRGLAKLTGNERFAYDCYRRFIQMYGEVVLGIHKEKFSKILQEAKDKRGIINDFNLTADDWKNIVKLYIAEIAKSREFPDKPNDQLWGAIVAVFESWNNPRAKFYRKIHGISDHWGTAVNVQVMVFGNMGNNSATGVAFTRDPATGEERFFGEYLKNAQGEDVVAGIRTPQPLAKEKDSNLISLEEEMPEIYADLLKIYRRLEDHYRDMQDIEFTIQEGKLFILQTRTGKRTGFASVRIAVDMVRKGLITEEEAVLRVEPDQIIHLLAPVFKPEEKEAAIKGGRALGKGLNAGPGASSGRVALSAEKVIEMSRDGDSVILVRVETSPEDIAGMKNAKGILTARGGMTSHAAVVARGMGKSCVVGCGKMVVDYENRKIRFDNIILKEGDYISIDGMTGEVIQGELSTIPSEIMRVLVEKSIRPEESDIYQHFALLMSWADRRRKLGVRANADTPFDAKIARSFGAEGIGLARTEHMFFGKDRILAVREMILSDTKEERERALGKILPMQRDDFKEIFREMNGLPVTIRLLDPPLHEFLPHEESQIEEVASEMEVAVEKLREKVHSLHEMNPMLGHRGCRLGITFPEIYRMQVRAIIEAACLTATEGVNVIPEIMIPLVGITSEFKMLRELIDDVARETMRREGKKIEYRVGTMMEIPRACLVASEIGEEADFFSFGTNDLTQMTFGFSRDDAGVFLPEFVELSILKKDPFQHIDTEGVGRLVRIGAEEGRKQKPSLKIGVCGEHGGDPDSIHFFHFAGLDYVSCSPYRVPVARLAAAHAALKGEYPEEKD from the coding sequence ATGAAGAAATTCTGTTACTTTTTCGGTGGAGGTTCTGCCGAGGGAAATGCAGGGATGAAGGATATCCTCGGAGGCAAGGGAGCAAACATAGCGGAAATGACCAATCTTGGCATCCCTGTTCCGCCAGGTTTTACCATAAGCTCGGAGGCATGCAGGCATTATTTCCAGAATAACGGAAGACTCCCCGATGGTCTTGAGGAGGAAGTCAGGAAGAATACGGCAAGGATAGAAAAGCTTCAGGGGTTGAGATTCGGAGATGAGTTAAAACCGCTTATCGTTTCGATACGGTCAGGGTCGAAGTTCTCCATGCCAGGAATGATGGATACAGTCCTCAATCTCGGTCTCAACGAAAAGACCGTCCGAGGTCTGGCAAAGCTGACCGGCAACGAACGTTTTGCTTACGATTGCTATCGCAGATTCATCCAGATGTACGGAGAGGTCGTTCTTGGTATCCACAAGGAGAAATTCAGCAAAATCCTCCAGGAAGCCAAGGATAAGAGAGGCATCATCAACGATTTTAATCTGACCGCGGATGATTGGAAGAACATTGTGAAACTCTACATCGCCGAGATCGCAAAGAGCCGTGAGTTTCCGGACAAGCCTAACGATCAACTCTGGGGAGCCATCGTGGCTGTATTCGAGTCGTGGAACAATCCGAGGGCAAAGTTCTACCGGAAGATCCATGGGATATCCGACCACTGGGGAACAGCCGTCAACGTCCAGGTCATGGTCTTTGGGAACATGGGGAACAACAGTGCTACCGGTGTTGCATTCACGAGAGACCCGGCTACAGGAGAGGAGCGATTCTTCGGCGAATATCTGAAGAATGCGCAAGGTGAGGATGTCGTTGCCGGAATAAGAACACCCCAGCCTCTGGCAAAAGAAAAGGATTCGAATCTGATCTCCCTCGAGGAGGAGATGCCGGAGATATACGCTGACCTTCTCAAAATCTATCGCCGGCTCGAGGATCATTACAGGGATATGCAGGACATCGAATTCACGATCCAGGAGGGAAAGCTCTTCATCCTTCAGACGAGAACTGGAAAGAGAACCGGTTTCGCATCCGTGAGGATCGCCGTGGACATGGTCCGCAAGGGTTTAATCACCGAAGAAGAGGCAGTACTTAGAGTTGAGCCTGACCAGATCATCCATCTTCTGGCACCGGTTTTTAAGCCCGAAGAAAAAGAGGCAGCGATCAAGGGCGGGAGGGCTCTTGGAAAAGGCCTGAATGCTGGCCCCGGCGCCTCATCCGGAAGAGTGGCTCTTTCTGCTGAGAAAGTAATCGAGATGTCAAGAGACGGTGATTCTGTCATTCTGGTCAGAGTCGAAACGTCGCCTGAAGATATCGCGGGGATGAAGAATGCGAAAGGGATACTGACTGCCCGCGGCGGGATGACCTCTCACGCAGCCGTCGTTGCAAGAGGGATGGGAAAGAGCTGTGTAGTCGGCTGCGGAAAGATGGTTGTCGATTACGAGAATAGAAAGATAAGATTCGACAACATCATCCTGAAAGAGGGGGATTACATCTCGATTGATGGGATGACCGGAGAGGTGATACAGGGCGAGCTTTCAACAATCCCTTCTGAAATCATGAGAGTCCTCGTCGAAAAGTCAATACGGCCTGAGGAGTCCGACATCTACCAGCATTTTGCTCTTCTCATGTCATGGGCCGATCGGAGAAGAAAGCTCGGAGTAAGAGCAAACGCCGATACGCCATTCGACGCCAAGATCGCAAGGAGCTTTGGAGCAGAAGGAATTGGACTGGCCAGGACGGAGCATATGTTCTTCGGAAAAGACAGGATCCTGGCGGTTCGGGAGATGATCCTTTCGGACACGAAAGAAGAGAGAGAAAGAGCATTGGGCAAGATTCTCCCGATGCAGCGGGACGATTTCAAGGAGATCTTCAGGGAGATGAATGGCCTGCCTGTCACAATCAGGCTTCTAGATCCGCCCCTCCATGAGTTCTTGCCCCACGAGGAATCGCAGATAGAAGAGGTCGCCAGCGAGATGGAAGTAGCCGTAGAGAAGTTGAGGGAAAAGGTTCACTCACTGCATGAAATGAACCCGATGCTCGGACACAGGGGATGCCGTCTCGGCATTACTTTTCCAGAGATATATCGGATGCAAGTCAGAGCCATCATCGAGGCAGCATGCCTCACAGCCACGGAAGGGGTCAACGTCATTCCTGAGATCATGATCCCTCTGGTCGGAATTACCTCCGAGTTCAAGATGCTGCGCGAGCTCATCGATGACGTTGCGCGGGAGACCATGCGGAGAGAAGGAAAGAAGATTGAATACCGTGTCGGCACCATGATGGAGATCCCGAGAGCCTGCCTAGTCGCCTCGGAGATCGGAGAGGAAGCCGACTTCTTCTCCTTCGGGACTAACGACCTTACGCAGATGACCTTCGGGTTCAGCAGGGATGATGCCGGGGTTTTCCTTCCTGAATTCGTGGAGCTGAGCATCCTGAAGAAGGACCCCTTCCAGCACATAGACACGGAGGGAGTCGGGAGACTTGTCAGAATAGGCGCGGAAGAAGGGAGGAAGCAGAAGCCTTCACTGAAGATCGGAGTATGCGGCGAGCATGGAGGTGATCCCGATTCAATACATTTCTTCCATTTTGCTGGCCTTGACTACGTGAGCTGCTCGCCCTATCGTGTTCCCGTGGCGAGACTTGCTGCTGCTCATGCTGCCCTTAAAGGAGAGTATCCGGAAGAAAAAGACTGA
- a CDS encoding ferritin family protein, which yields MASVHIEEWISRILDIAIADEKGAQEKYKFLALYAKRKEIRELFIKLYQEEKHHENTLRHMQEDFKKNRRTWKTKKGR from the coding sequence ATGGCCAGCGTCCACATCGAGGAGTGGATTTCAAGGATTCTTGATATTGCCATCGCCGACGAGAAAGGCGCGCAGGAAAAATACAAGTTCCTCGCCCTTTACGCGAAGAGGAAGGAGATCAGGGAGCTTTTTATCAAACTTTATCAGGAAGAAAAGCATCATGAAAATACGCTGAGACATATGCAAGAAGATTTCAAGAAGAACAGGAGAACCTGGAAGACGAAGAAAGGACGATAG
- a CDS encoding TraR/DksA C4-type zinc finger protein, which produces MKKSKLEYFKKKLLKKHKEITEKYAKNKGNSKEDVRDGTEDYIDYAVNSYAKEFLLSLTEMDRKQLVLIEEALRRIKSGVFGKCQQCSQEISSKRLEVAPWARHCIRCQELEEQGILPHYSFRREEEFELEDSLEHEEFEGEEREGFEENYRKGSAYKKRTTKNYSMENLNSSEDEEE; this is translated from the coding sequence ATGAAAAAATCAAAACTCGAGTATTTTAAGAAAAAGCTCCTTAAGAAACACAAGGAAATCACCGAAAAATATGCCAAGAATAAGGGAAACAGCAAGGAAGACGTAAGGGACGGGACGGAAGATTACATCGATTATGCAGTGAATTCTTATGCTAAAGAGTTTCTTCTTTCCTTGACCGAGATGGACCGCAAGCAGCTTGTTCTCATAGAGGAAGCGCTGAGACGAATCAAGAGTGGGGTGTTTGGCAAATGCCAGCAGTGTTCTCAAGAGATCAGCTCCAAGAGGTTGGAAGTGGCTCCCTGGGCAAGGCACTGCATCCGATGTCAGGAGCTTGAGGAACAGGGAATCCTGCCACATTATAGTTTCAGAAGAGAGGAAGAGTTCGAACTGGAAGATTCGTTAGAGCATGAAGAATTTGAGGGAGAGGAGAGAGAAGGGTTTGAAGAAAATTATAGAAAAGGTTCCGCCTACAAGAAGCGCACGACAAAAAATTATTCTATGGAGAATCTGAACTCCTCTGAGGATGAAGAGGAATGA
- the glyS gene encoding glycine--tRNA ligase subunit beta gives MSKDFVLELGCEEIPAQMLPDAINDMEKLLEALLAESNLKYEAIRIFATPRRLAAIIINLDERQPNSEITIIGPPKDVAFLPDGNPGKAALGFAKAQNIDVKKLECTERNGRQFLTATRTKKGKKAVEILPELFQRLFLSLSFPKMMRWGDGMFRFVRPVHSLLALYGKQRVNMKLFGIKSSRYSFGHRVLGERKIEVESPGHYLKALERKMVIADHSKRKRLIHEMLLKEASRIGDELKLDEALEDEVAHMVEYPFVASGQFSKHFLELPEEIIVTTLRHHQKCFSLKREGKITNAFLAVVNNKKEKAKNILKRMEGIVEGRLRDAEFYWNEDRKVPLESRLQLLKGIQFHEKLGSYHEKVKRMAHLATVIYDLAAHCLSSEESDSKKEKDVLICYKDPSIEKAALLSKVDLTTEMVKDFPELQGIMGGIYASVEGLPGNVSKAIYEHYLPMSITDKSPSSLLGAALSISDKMDTIIGCFGIGLIPSGSKDPFALRRSAQGILKVCTDRKLHIPFDRLIEEGIRSYGDLSIKLDEDGLSSKVMEYFKERMKFFFESEGNAYDTVNAALASGCNDPYDVQLRVGALTRMRSHKDFESIAISHKRIRNIISDQEKGKIDGKLLRDADEIELYKSYRSVLEKVERFAEDKKYLEALHEIATLRGSVDSFFDHVLVMTEDTDIRRNRLSLLYSLSDLFMKIADFSVIVVSGV, from the coding sequence ATGAGTAAAGATTTCGTTCTGGAGCTCGGCTGTGAAGAAATACCTGCGCAGATGCTCCCCGATGCCATCAACGACATGGAAAAACTCTTAGAAGCCTTGCTGGCTGAATCCAATCTGAAGTATGAAGCCATTCGTATATTCGCCACTCCGAGACGTCTTGCTGCCATCATCATAAATCTCGATGAACGCCAGCCCAACAGCGAGATAACAATCATCGGTCCGCCGAAGGATGTCGCTTTCCTGCCTGATGGGAATCCGGGAAAAGCCGCTCTGGGATTTGCAAAGGCACAGAATATCGACGTTAAGAAGCTAGAATGTACGGAAAGAAACGGGAGGCAGTTCCTTACCGCGACGAGAACTAAAAAGGGCAAGAAAGCGGTTGAAATACTTCCGGAACTTTTCCAGAGACTCTTCTTAAGTCTCAGTTTTCCGAAGATGATGAGATGGGGTGACGGAATGTTCCGGTTCGTCCGCCCGGTGCATTCGCTTCTGGCGCTTTATGGGAAACAGAGGGTGAACATGAAACTCTTCGGTATTAAGAGCTCCCGATACAGCTTCGGACACAGGGTCTTAGGGGAAAGAAAGATCGAAGTGGAATCCCCGGGACATTACCTTAAGGCTCTAGAAAGAAAGATGGTCATAGCCGACCATTCGAAGAGAAAGAGACTCATCCATGAAATGCTCTTAAAAGAAGCTTCTCGGATCGGTGATGAGCTCAAGCTGGATGAGGCGCTGGAAGACGAGGTTGCCCACATGGTCGAGTACCCGTTCGTCGCATCCGGCCAATTTTCGAAACATTTCCTGGAACTCCCTGAGGAAATCATCGTCACAACCCTGAGGCATCATCAGAAATGCTTCTCTCTCAAGAGGGAAGGAAAGATCACGAATGCCTTCCTCGCCGTTGTAAACAACAAGAAGGAAAAAGCAAAGAACATCCTGAAAAGGATGGAAGGGATCGTGGAAGGAAGACTGAGGGATGCAGAGTTTTACTGGAACGAGGACAGGAAGGTACCTCTGGAATCGAGACTGCAGCTGTTGAAGGGGATCCAGTTCCATGAGAAGCTTGGTAGCTATCATGAGAAGGTAAAAAGAATGGCGCATCTCGCAACTGTCATCTATGATCTTGCTGCTCATTGCCTGTCCAGTGAGGAGAGCGATTCTAAAAAAGAGAAGGATGTTCTTATCTGTTATAAGGACCCAAGCATTGAGAAGGCGGCGCTTCTTTCAAAAGTCGACCTCACGACTGAAATGGTTAAAGATTTCCCCGAACTTCAGGGGATCATGGGAGGGATATATGCCTCGGTAGAAGGGTTGCCCGGCAACGTCTCGAAAGCCATCTACGAGCACTATCTGCCAATGTCCATAACTGATAAGAGCCCATCAAGCTTGCTTGGAGCCGCTCTTTCAATTTCTGACAAGATGGACACAATAATCGGCTGTTTCGGGATCGGCCTGATCCCATCGGGTTCAAAGGACCCATTTGCCCTGAGGAGATCCGCTCAAGGAATCCTGAAGGTCTGCACCGACAGGAAGCTTCACATCCCCTTCGACAGACTTATCGAAGAAGGGATCAGAAGCTACGGAGATCTCTCCATAAAGCTTGATGAAGACGGACTGTCATCGAAAGTTATGGAGTACTTCAAGGAGAGGATGAAGTTCTTTTTTGAATCTGAAGGGAATGCTTACGATACTGTAAACGCCGCACTGGCATCCGGCTGCAACGACCCCTATGATGTGCAGTTGAGGGTTGGGGCCTTGACGAGAATGCGCAGTCATAAAGATTTCGAGAGCATTGCCATATCCCACAAACGAATCAGGAACATCATCTCCGACCAGGAGAAGGGGAAGATAGATGGAAAACTCTTGAGGGATGCAGATGAGATAGAGCTTTATAAAAGCTACCGTTCCGTCCTGGAGAAGGTTGAGCGGTTCGCAGAAGATAAAAAGTATCTGGAAGCACTCCATGAGATCGCTACGCTCCGGGGAAGTGTGGATAGCTTTTTCGATCATGTCCTCGTCATGACCGAGGATACGGACATCAGGAGGAACAGACTCTCGCTACTCTATTCTCTTTCAGATCTCTTCATGAAGATAGCCGATTTCTCAGTGATCGTCGTTTCAGGTGTATAG
- a CDS encoding glycine--tRNA ligase subunit alpha — translation MTFQQMILVLQRFWDLKGAIILQPYDIEIGAGTMHPDTFFRVLGPEPWRVAYMQPSRRPRDGRYSNNPFRVYKHYQFQVILKPSPQDVQQLFLDSLCEMGIKIEDHDILFEEDNWEAPTLGAAGVGWQVMLDGMEITQFTYFQQAGGFELFPISAEITYGLERICMFINEIDNVFDIPWSESVKYGEIRKMEEYEMSVYSFKKADIKLHQNLFRFHEAEAEKLLQEKLYIPAYEQCLKCSHIFNVLDSRGALSVTERAFSIQRVRRIACRCAEIFLEKRGELGHPLLKTANRKRIRDEKW, via the coding sequence ATAACGTTTCAGCAGATGATCCTTGTGCTTCAGAGATTCTGGGACCTGAAAGGAGCCATCATACTGCAACCTTATGACATCGAGATCGGAGCGGGAACGATGCATCCGGACACCTTCTTCCGCGTCCTCGGTCCTGAGCCCTGGAGGGTTGCCTACATGCAGCCTTCAAGAAGGCCAAGGGATGGGCGGTACTCCAACAACCCGTTCCGTGTTTACAAGCATTACCAGTTCCAGGTTATCCTAAAGCCTTCTCCCCAGGATGTACAGCAGCTCTTTCTTGACTCACTCTGTGAAATGGGGATCAAGATCGAAGATCACGACATCCTGTTCGAAGAGGATAATTGGGAAGCACCCACTCTCGGAGCGGCTGGTGTTGGCTGGCAGGTCATGCTCGATGGGATGGAGATCACCCAGTTCACATACTTCCAGCAGGCAGGCGGGTTCGAACTTTTTCCGATATCTGCAGAAATCACCTATGGACTCGAGAGGATCTGCATGTTTATCAATGAAATTGACAACGTCTTCGACATCCCATGGAGCGAATCTGTAAAGTACGGCGAGATCCGCAAGATGGAGGAGTACGAGATGTCAGTATATTCCTTCAAGAAAGCCGACATCAAACTGCATCAGAACCTTTTCAGATTCCACGAAGCGGAAGCGGAAAAGCTTCTTCAGGAAAAGCTCTACATCCCCGCCTACGAGCAATGCCTGAAGTGCTCTCATATCTTCAACGTCCTCGATTCGAGAGGGGCATTGAGTGTTACGGAAAGGGCTTTCAGCATCCAGAGAGTGAGAAGGATTGCCTGTCGATGCGCAGAGATTTTCCTGGAGAAAAGAGGGGAGCTTGGACACCCACTTCTGAAAACTGCCAATAGAAAGAGGATAAGAGATGAAAAATGGTAA
- a CDS encoding RimK family alpha-L-glutamate ligase yields the protein MNILILSRKKQLYSTKRLIEVAQRKGHNVKMHDPLNLLLILGKKNPTIHLKSGFRRIRDIDVVLPRIGASITDYGLAVVNQFSMMGIPTVNKSQPIARSRDKFRCLQLLSRYDIDIPKTVMVKTPEQIRKGIAMVGGPPVILKLLKGTQGIGVMLANDVGSVESVISAIWSLGQNIMIQEFVGESKGKDIRVLVVGGRIIAAMRREAQMDEFRSNIHRGGSGKAVSLSDEYARVAIEATKVIGLEIAGVDMLESRIGPKVVEINSSVGFEGLEKATGVDIAEVIIDYTVMYAEKSRMAR from the coding sequence ATGAATATCCTCATACTATCCAGAAAGAAGCAACTCTATTCGACGAAGAGATTGATAGAAGTGGCACAGAGGAAGGGGCATAACGTAAAGATGCACGATCCTCTGAACCTTCTCCTCATACTCGGGAAGAAAAACCCAACCATCCATCTCAAGAGCGGCTTCAGGAGGATCCGCGATATCGATGTCGTGCTGCCAAGGATAGGTGCCTCCATCACAGACTATGGCCTTGCGGTTGTCAACCAATTCAGCATGATGGGGATCCCAACCGTCAACAAGTCACAGCCCATAGCACGATCGCGAGACAAGTTCCGATGTCTCCAGCTACTGTCGCGTTACGATATCGATATCCCGAAAACTGTTATGGTGAAAACCCCGGAGCAGATCAGAAAAGGAATCGCTATGGTGGGAGGGCCTCCCGTTATCTTAAAACTCCTCAAAGGGACTCAGGGGATCGGGGTCATGCTCGCCAACGATGTCGGATCGGTGGAATCGGTAATTAGCGCCATCTGGAGCCTTGGTCAGAACATTATGATCCAGGAGTTCGTCGGAGAATCCAAGGGGAAGGATATCCGGGTCCTAGTCGTTGGTGGCAGGATAATCGCAGCCATGAGAAGAGAAGCTCAAATGGACGAGTTTCGCTCCAATATACACCGTGGAGGCTCAGGCAAGGCTGTCAGCCTTAGTGATGAATATGCGAGGGTTGCAATAGAAGCAACCAAGGTAATCGGTCTCGAGATTGCAGGCGTCGATATGCTCGAATCACGGATCGGTCCCAAGGTCGTGGAGATCAACTCCTCCGTGGGCTTCGAGGGACTTGAAAAGGCGACTGGTGTCGATATCGCTGAAGTCATCATCGATTACACAGTGATGTATGCTGAGAAGAGTAGAATGGCAAGATGA
- the recO gene encoding DNA repair protein RecO, with translation MLLKRSDAFVLKSMKYGESDRIVTFYSRNFGKITGIARGAAKSRRRFGGLLEPLTEVAVTYMEKEGKELSRIDSCDLVTSHVQVQEDIKVYYAFAYMAEMIDQFSTCSEEDERFYRLIKSVIEAIEGGIDLAICIRYFEIWTLKLQGILPGIRDCSSCGREIIKAGGEFSPTSCDILCFSCGKSLDEKKISMKAETLEFISQVSKKRVEDLNQQALLKKEFDSRLEEFLHTLFMNFSEKQFKSYRYFKECLRELKE, from the coding sequence ATGCTGCTTAAGCGAAGTGATGCATTTGTTCTAAAATCAATGAAGTATGGCGAAAGCGATAGAATAGTAACCTTCTATTCAAGGAATTTCGGCAAGATCACAGGGATCGCCAGAGGGGCGGCGAAAAGCCGAAGGAGATTCGGCGGACTTCTCGAGCCTCTTACGGAGGTTGCCGTGACTTACATGGAAAAGGAAGGGAAAGAGCTCAGTCGCATTGACTCCTGCGATCTGGTGACTTCTCACGTCCAGGTGCAGGAAGATATCAAGGTATATTACGCTTTTGCATACATGGCTGAGATGATTGACCAGTTCTCAACCTGCAGCGAGGAAGACGAGAGATTCTATCGCCTGATAAAGTCAGTCATTGAAGCCATCGAAGGTGGAATCGACCTGGCCATATGCATCCGATATTTCGAGATATGGACACTGAAGCTGCAGGGGATACTTCCAGGAATCAGGGATTGTTCTTCCTGTGGCAGAGAGATAATCAAGGCTGGAGGAGAGTTTTCCCCCACAAGCTGCGACATCTTGTGCTTTTCATGTGGAAAGAGTCTGGACGAGAAGAAGATCAGTATGAAAGCAGAAACACTTGAATTCATCTCCCAGGTCTCAAAGAAGAGGGTAGAAGATCTGAATCAACAGGCCCTTCTCAAAAAGGAATTCGATTCGCGGCTCGAAGAGTTTCTTCATACCCTCTTCATGAATTTTTCAGAGAAACAATTTAAATCTTACAGGTATTTCAAGGAATGTCTAAGAGAACTCAAGGAATAA